The Chitinophagales bacterium genome has a window encoding:
- a CDS encoding queuosine precursor transporter, producing MIQYILKDKPTRLFIFLTSFFVANALIAECIGTKLFSLELLIGREPSPFSLLGESGLTYTLTCGVLLWPLEFVMTDIVNEYFGAKAVRRISYIAIGLISYAFVMFYVAIAVPAEQSFWVGSQKEAGIPDMQVTFSSIFGQGMWIIVGSLIAFLVSQLLDVWIFHKIKKVTGSKKVWLRATGSTLVSQFIDSFVVLYIAFHIGRDWSMQRVLAIGLVNYSYKALMALVLTPVIYMVEHRIDNFLGKETAEQMKTAAMNT from the coding sequence ATGATACAATACATTCTGAAGGATAAGCCTACGCGCTTGTTCATTTTCCTCACCTCATTTTTTGTAGCCAACGCCCTGATAGCTGAGTGTATAGGCACCAAGCTTTTTTCGCTGGAGCTGTTAATAGGCAGAGAGCCTTCTCCCTTCTCATTGCTGGGCGAGAGCGGACTTACCTATACGCTTACCTGTGGTGTGCTGCTATGGCCGCTTGAGTTTGTGATGACCGATATTGTGAATGAATATTTCGGGGCCAAAGCTGTGCGGCGTATTTCATATATCGCCATCGGGCTGATCAGTTATGCCTTTGTGATGTTTTATGTGGCTATTGCCGTGCCGGCAGAGCAATCATTTTGGGTAGGCAGCCAGAAAGAGGCCGGTATACCTGATATGCAGGTGACTTTCAGCAGTATTTTCGGGCAGGGCATGTGGATCATTGTGGGTAGCCTTATCGCCTTCCTGGTGAGCCAGTTGCTGGATGTATGGATATTTCATAAAATAAAGAAAGTTACCGGCAGTAAGAAGGTGTGGCTCAGGGCTACGGGCTCTACATTGGTATCCCAGTTCATTGACAGTTTTGTGGTATTGTATATAGCTTTTCATATTGGCCGCGACTGGAGTATGCAGCGAGTGCTGGCTATTGGGCTGGTGAATTATTCGTACAAGGCACTGATGGCATTAGTGCTTACGCCTGTTATCTATATGGTAGAGCATAGGATAGATAACTTTTTAGGCAAAGAAACGGCTGAACAAATGAAAACAGCCGCTATGAATACATAG
- a CDS encoding DoxX family protein, with translation MRVGIGCMMVLHGYPKMLGGPEKWEKIGHAVSLAGIDGYFTFWGFMAAFAEAIGGILLVLGFLFRPAALLLLITMIVASMKHLDGGDGISGASHAVELAFVFLGMFILGPGKYSIDKS, from the coding sequence ATGCGCGTAGGTATTGGCTGTATGATGGTGCTGCACGGATACCCTAAAATGCTGGGCGGGCCTGAAAAGTGGGAGAAGATAGGCCATGCAGTGTCATTGGCCGGAATAGATGGTTATTTCACTTTCTGGGGATTTATGGCTGCTTTTGCCGAAGCCATAGGAGGCATACTGTTAGTATTGGGATTTTTATTCCGCCCTGCGGCGTTATTGTTATTGATAACTATGATAGTAGCGAGTATGAAACACCTGGATGGGGGAGATGGAATTTCGGGCGCTTCGCATGCCGTTGAACTGGCATTTGTATTCCTGGGCATGTTCATCCTCGGCCCCGGAAAATATTCGATAGATAAGAGTTAG
- the rffA gene encoding dTDP-4-amino-4,6-dideoxygalactose transaminase: MITHLLALKLAAKALYVAGVAVNKELIKPLRKNIIPDTDIPFNKPHMTGFEQKYINSVLSSGKLCGDGSYTKKCQDLFAAMYNVNDCVLTTSCSDALEMAAILLDIQPGDEVIVPSYTFVSTANAFVLRGANVIFADSSGDHPGIDENSIEALITPKTKAIVVVHYAGVATDMDIVMDIAHRHNLYVVEDAAQAVDAYYKGRALGTIGHLGTMSFHETKNIVSGEGGMLLINDPCFAERAEIIREKGTDRTKFLRGEVDKYGWVDVGSSYLPNEMTAAFLYAQLEQVDKIQKKRLAIWNRYYEELKELEILGHARLQVVPEYAQHNAHMFYIVLPDHETQENLRQYLKSMGIAAVFHYNPLHSSSFFEDKHDGRQLPNCDKYDQCLLRLPMYADMTIAEQKTVINKVWRFFLQKN; encoded by the coding sequence ATGATCACTCACTTACTGGCACTAAAACTGGCGGCAAAAGCACTCTATGTAGCGGGTGTTGCTGTAAATAAAGAGCTGATAAAGCCTTTAAGGAAGAATATCATACCTGATACTGATATACCTTTCAACAAACCACACATGACAGGCTTTGAGCAAAAGTACATCAATAGTGTACTGTCCTCGGGCAAGCTATGCGGCGACGGTAGCTACACGAAAAAATGCCAGGACCTGTTCGCGGCCATGTACAATGTCAATGATTGCGTACTCACCACTTCATGCAGCGATGCGCTGGAAATGGCTGCCATACTTTTAGATATACAACCGGGCGACGAGGTCATCGTCCCTTCATATACTTTCGTTTCCACTGCCAATGCATTTGTATTGCGTGGCGCCAATGTCATCTTTGCCGACTCGTCTGGCGATCATCCAGGTATTGATGAGAATAGCATCGAGGCACTCATTACCCCTAAAACAAAAGCTATTGTGGTAGTACACTATGCAGGTGTAGCTACCGATATGGATATAGTAATGGACATCGCCCACCGTCATAACCTGTATGTGGTTGAAGATGCCGCACAGGCCGTAGACGCTTATTACAAAGGCCGTGCCCTGGGTACTATCGGTCACCTGGGTACAATGTCCTTCCACGAAACCAAGAACATTGTTTCCGGTGAAGGTGGTATGCTGCTCATCAACGATCCTTGTTTTGCTGAGCGTGCAGAGATCATCAGGGAAAAAGGTACCGACCGTACCAAGTTCCTGCGTGGCGAAGTAGATAAATACGGATGGGTAGATGTTGGTTCTTCTTACCTGCCCAACGAAATGACCGCTGCTTTCCTGTATGCGCAACTGGAACAGGTAGATAAGATACAGAAGAAGAGGCTGGCTATCTGGAACCGCTATTACGAAGAACTGAAAGAACTGGAGATACTGGGCCATGCACGCTTGCAGGTAGTGCCCGAATATGCACAGCACAACGCACACATGTTCTACATAGTACTGCCCGACCACGAAACGCAGGAGAACCTGAGGCAGTATCTTAAATCAATGGGCATAGCGGCCGTATTCCACTACAACCCGCTGCACAGCTCATCTTTCTTTGAAGATAAGCACGACGGCAGGCAACTGCCCAACTGCGACAAATACGACCAATGTCTGCTGCGCCTGCCTATGTATGCCGACATGACCATCGCAGAACAAAAAACGGTCATCAACAAAGTATGGCGCTTTTTCCTGCAAAAGAATTAA